The following proteins come from a genomic window of Nostoc sp. ATCC 53789:
- a CDS encoding glycoside hydrolase family 15 protein, translating into MVKIIGQEQAFGSPGIEPRWTHANKEAVGTAYSTSSRVWFTVCNGVVTEVYHPTVDRPQIRDLQYLISDGKSFFHDEKRHLESKVEQMWTHGLGYRVTNSDPQGRYAAIKEVIADPHLSCILQHTKLIGEREFISQLQLYALCAPHLEVGGRGNNGYVIEVAGHRILTAEKAGRWMVLGATVPFSRLSCGYVGQSDGWTDLADNFQMDWEFDSALNGNIALTGQLNLNESNEFTLGMAFGTTLHNAISTLFQSLNIPFQQQKQHYIEQWKRSRQGIKPLENISFDDGNLYHHSISLLLAHEDKTYPGALIASLAIPWGEAKDDQDQGGYHLVWTRDMVSSVSGLLAAGETETAVRSLIYLATSQQEDGGFAQNFWVNGEPYWKGIQLDEVGFPILLAWLLHQHKIPLTFDIYPMILRAAGYLIRHGPATQQERWEENSGYSPSTLASNIAALICAAQFVRERGDKATAQFIEEYADFLECHVETWTVTTEGTLVPGINRHYIRITPTDINNPQPSENPNQGTLLISSQPPGEPAEFPAKEIVDAGFLQLVRYGIRKPDDPIIVDSVKVIDAVLKVDTPVGPCWHRYNHDGYGQQEDGSPYTGWGKGRAWPLLTGERGHYELAVGGDVKTYIKAMEGFASNTCLLPEQVWDEGDRPESHLYLGSFQKT; encoded by the coding sequence ATGGTAAAGATTATTGGTCAAGAACAGGCTTTTGGTTCACCAGGTATCGAGCCTCGATGGACTCATGCCAATAAAGAAGCAGTCGGAACAGCTTATTCTACCTCTAGTCGCGTTTGGTTTACTGTTTGCAACGGTGTTGTGACAGAAGTCTACCACCCCACAGTAGACAGACCCCAAATTCGAGATTTGCAATATCTAATTTCTGATGGCAAAAGCTTTTTCCATGACGAGAAACGCCATCTCGAATCAAAAGTTGAACAGATGTGGACTCATGGTTTAGGATACCGCGTCACTAATTCCGATCCACAAGGGCGTTATGCTGCGATCAAAGAAGTGATTGCTGACCCCCATTTATCCTGTATTTTACAACATACAAAGTTAATAGGAGAGCGCGAGTTTATCTCGCAACTCCAGCTATACGCATTGTGTGCGCCACATTTGGAAGTTGGTGGCAGAGGTAACAATGGTTACGTCATAGAAGTTGCTGGACATCGGATTCTAACGGCCGAGAAAGCAGGAAGATGGATGGTGCTAGGTGCAACGGTTCCCTTCAGCCGTCTTTCATGTGGTTATGTTGGTCAAAGTGATGGGTGGACAGATTTAGCTGATAATTTCCAGATGGATTGGGAGTTTGACAGTGCTTTAAACGGCAACATTGCTTTGACTGGACAACTAAATCTAAATGAGAGTAACGAGTTCACTTTGGGAATGGCATTTGGTACAACTCTGCACAATGCAATTTCCACACTGTTTCAGTCGCTAAATATTCCTTTTCAACAGCAGAAGCAACATTATATCGAACAGTGGAAGCGATCGCGCCAAGGCATCAAACCATTAGAAAATATTTCATTCGATGATGGCAACTTGTATCACCACAGCATTAGTCTGCTTTTGGCCCATGAAGACAAAACTTATCCAGGTGCTTTAATTGCTTCCCTGGCAATTCCTTGGGGTGAAGCCAAAGACGACCAAGACCAAGGGGGATATCACCTTGTCTGGACGCGGGATATGGTTAGCAGTGTATCAGGTTTATTGGCTGCTGGGGAAACTGAAACAGCAGTGCGATCGCTAATTTATCTGGCCACGAGTCAGCAGGAAGACGGCGGTTTTGCCCAAAATTTCTGGGTTAATGGGGAACCTTACTGGAAGGGTATTCAACTAGATGAAGTGGGATTTCCAATTTTACTAGCATGGCTACTGCACCAACATAAAATACCACTGACCTTTGATATTTATCCCATGATTTTACGGGCAGCAGGTTATTTAATTCGTCATGGCCCGGCTACCCAACAAGAACGCTGGGAAGAAAACAGCGGTTATTCACCTTCTACACTGGCATCTAATATTGCCGCTTTAATCTGCGCTGCTCAATTTGTTCGTGAACGTGGGGATAAAGCAACAGCACAATTTATCGAAGAATACGCCGATTTTTTAGAATGTCACGTTGAAACTTGGACAGTTACTACTGAAGGTACTCTTGTTCCTGGCATCAATCGCCATTACATCCGCATTACTCCTACAGATATTAATAATCCTCAACCCAGCGAAAATCCTAATCAGGGAACTCTTTTGATCAGCAGTCAGCCTCCTGGTGAACCAGCAGAATTTCCTGCGAAAGAAATTGTGGATGCAGGCTTTCTGCAACTAGTACGCTATGGAATTCGTAAACCTGACGATCCGATTATTGTTGATTCCGTCAAAGTAATTGATGCAGTCTTGAAAGTAGATACACCCGTTGGGCCTTGTTGGCATCGTTACAACCACGACGGCTATGGACAACAAGAAGATGGCAGTCCTTACACTGGTTGGGGTAAGGGACGCGCTTGGCCTCTCTTGACAGGAGAAAGGGGACATTATGAATTAGCTGTTGGTGGCGATGTCAAAACATATATCAAGGCAATGGAAGGATTTGCTTCAAACACTTGTTTGCTACCAGAACAGGTTTGGGATGAAGGAGATAGACCTGAAAGCCATCTGTATTTAGGATCTTTCCAGAAAACATAA
- a CDS encoding DUF2231 domain-containing protein has translation MNPQLIEQLRLRLGANGLPYEIPIHPQLVHLTLGLFIIAIIFDIAGVLFSLEKPIFKFLGLAAIRSSFFDVGWYNLIAAAGITFFTVAAGFFELLLANPPVDQKSAWGLNAGWTMLLHGLGGVLLLGIIVAMTVWRGLQRYRWRKDASRQVQWSYLLAGIAILGILFVHGTLGAQLGEEFGIHVTAAKLGRHN, from the coding sequence ATGAACCCGCAACTGATTGAGCAGTTGAGATTGCGGTTGGGCGCTAACGGATTACCTTATGAGATTCCTATACATCCGCAGTTGGTGCATCTAACCCTCGGTTTATTTATCATTGCCATCATTTTTGACATAGCTGGAGTGCTGTTTTCTTTAGAAAAACCTATTTTCAAATTTTTGGGATTGGCCGCCATCCGTTCTAGCTTTTTTGATGTCGGCTGGTACAACCTCATAGCAGCAGCAGGTATCACATTTTTCACGGTTGCGGCTGGTTTTTTTGAGCTACTTTTGGCAAATCCACCAGTCGATCAAAAGAGTGCTTGGGGGCTAAATGCTGGTTGGACAATGCTTTTACATGGCTTGGGTGGCGTTTTGCTGTTGGGGATTATTGTCGCCATGACTGTATGGAGAGGTTTACAACGCTATCGCTGGCGGAAGGATGCTTCCAGACAAGTGCAGTGGAGTTACTTGTTAGCAGGGATTGCAATATTAGGCATATTATTCGTTCACGGAACATTGGGGGCGCAATTGGGAGAAGAATTTGGGATTCATGTTACTGCTGCTAAGTTAGGTAGGCATAATTAA
- a CDS encoding cytochrome c oxidase subunit II yields the protein MFSVFEYILIAVYVAVLLVVSRWIGQQAFSWMPPQATAEAQRVDDLFSFLVSIGAFILLGLVGVMLYAIAFHRAPPEDYTEGHPSRGDTRLEILWTATPTLLVVWIAFQSFNIYQQLNILGLKQIVHLHTPLESASAATISVGAARRRHRPKPASETIDVFVKQWDWSFRYPNNVTSNQLHLPINRSTRLNLQAQDVIHGFYVPEFRLKQDIIPGRDIDLVLTPIRAGKYRLKDSQFSGTYFALMETDVYVESLNQYNQWLTQTASSEQTPVNQAVAENIQPPKTLFNSGWYTVTPAQPGIANKRKQNNDT from the coding sequence ATGTTTAGTGTTTTTGAATATATATTGATAGCGGTTTATGTAGCAGTTCTACTCGTCGTCAGTCGGTGGATTGGGCAACAGGCGTTTTCTTGGATGCCTCCCCAAGCTACAGCAGAAGCACAAAGGGTAGATGATTTATTTAGCTTCTTAGTTTCAATTGGAGCATTTATCTTACTTGGGCTAGTTGGCGTTATGCTGTATGCGATCGCATTCCATCGCGCTCCTCCAGAAGACTACACCGAGGGACACCCCTCTAGAGGTGATACGAGGCTAGAAATATTATGGACAGCAACCCCAACTTTGTTAGTAGTGTGGATTGCTTTCCAAAGTTTCAATATTTATCAGCAGTTAAATATTTTGGGTCTAAAGCAAATCGTTCATTTGCACACACCCCTAGAATCTGCCTCCGCCGCAACCATTAGCGTAGGCGCAGCCCGCCGTAGGCATCGCCCCAAACCTGCATCTGAAACTATTGATGTTTTCGTTAAGCAGTGGGATTGGTCTTTTCGTTATCCAAATAATGTTACTAGCAATCAACTGCATCTACCGATCAATCGCAGCACTCGCTTAAATCTGCAAGCGCAGGATGTAATTCACGGTTTCTATGTCCCTGAGTTTCGCTTAAAGCAGGATATTATTCCAGGACGCGACATTGATCTTGTGCTAACACCCATTCGTGCAGGCAAATATCGGTTGAAAGACTCTCAATTTAGCGGTACTTACTTTGCCTTAATGGAAACGGATGTATACGTTGAATCCCTCAATCAATATAATCAGTGGCTCACGCAAACTGCTAGTAGCGAACAAACTCCTGTAAATCAGGCAGTTGCCGAAAATATCCAACCACCAAAAACATTGTTTAATAGCGGCTGGTATACCGTCACACCTGCTCAACCTGGCATTGCCAATAAAAGGAAGCAAAATAATGACACATGA
- a CDS encoding alpha/beta hydrolase, translating into MALLPTLTTYPAFGAERLKFNYGVLERSIPISSLENYAKTGNVDDDFAGYSKYVDKKQLTQLRKVLLTRIPLNEVEISQFLYTPIGERLLQRLGKIIQTESRLSGFYAIRSALILSAADQKDFTLLNILQKFPASSISINLNQTLEIAETLQDLVNQTQNAVALINEESQHNVITVSKLDSIPLMDLGKTGNFRFLKQTITLNDLTRNRRFLADIYLPVAPNTRKIIVISHGLGSDRTSFAYLAEHLASYGFVVAVPEHPGSDSKQLQALLKGTTNQVTNPRELIDRPLDIKYLLDELTRLSKSNPTFQGRLNLDQVGIIGQSFGGYTALALAGAKINFEQLRADCSALEDTLNVSLLLQCLGVNLPNFQYNLSDTRIKAAIVINPVGSSIFGQASLSQIKIPVMIISSSYDTVAPALLEQIQPFTWLTTSNKYLTLINGGTHFSTIAESPNATIPIPIQAVGSSPALARRYVKALSVPFFETYIAGQPNYLPYLSTEYVNKISQQPLPLSLITSLTSEELKTYK; encoded by the coding sequence ATGGCATTACTGCCTACATTAACTACTTATCCTGCTTTCGGTGCAGAGCGCCTAAAATTTAATTATGGTGTTTTAGAAAGGTCTATCCCCATTAGTTCGCTTGAAAACTATGCTAAAACAGGCAATGTAGATGATGATTTTGCTGGATATAGTAAGTATGTAGACAAAAAACAACTAACTCAACTGCGGAAAGTTTTACTAACTCGCATTCCCTTAAATGAAGTAGAAATTTCGCAGTTTCTTTATACACCAATTGGTGAACGATTATTACAAAGATTGGGGAAAATTATTCAGACAGAATCTAGATTATCAGGCTTTTATGCAATTCGCTCGGCACTAATTTTATCAGCCGCAGATCAAAAAGATTTTACCCTCTTAAATATATTACAAAAGTTTCCTGCAAGCTCAATTTCAATAAACTTAAACCAGACTTTAGAAATAGCAGAGACATTACAAGATTTAGTAAATCAAACTCAAAATGCAGTAGCACTTATTAACGAAGAATCTCAACACAATGTAATCACTGTTTCTAAGCTTGATTCTATTCCATTGATGGACTTAGGAAAAACTGGAAATTTTCGTTTCTTAAAGCAAACTATTACCCTTAATGACCTTACACGTAATAGAAGGTTCTTAGCTGATATTTACCTCCCAGTTGCTCCAAATACTCGGAAGATAATTGTTATTTCGCATGGACTTGGTTCTGACAGAACAAGTTTTGCATATCTAGCTGAACATCTCGCTTCTTATGGTTTTGTAGTTGCGGTTCCAGAACATCCGGGTAGTGATTCAAAACAACTACAAGCGTTATTAAAAGGTACAACAAATCAAGTTACTAATCCTAGAGAACTTATTGATAGACCTTTAGATATTAAATATTTACTAGATGAACTCACTAGGTTATCTAAGTCTAATCCAACCTTTCAAGGACGTTTAAATTTAGATCAAGTTGGTATCATAGGGCAATCATTTGGTGGATATACAGCGTTAGCATTAGCTGGTGCAAAGATCAATTTTGAGCAATTGAGAGCTGACTGTTCAGCTTTGGAAGATACGTTAAATGTTTCGCTATTACTTCAATGTTTGGGTGTTAATTTACCAAATTTCCAATATAATTTATCGGATACAAGAATAAAAGCAGCAATTGTCATTAATCCAGTTGGTAGTAGTATTTTTGGTCAAGCTAGTCTTAGCCAAATCAAAATTCCTGTGATGATTATATCTAGCAGTTATGATACTGTTGCTCCGGCTTTACTAGAACAAATTCAGCCTTTTACTTGGTTAACAACTTCAAATAAGTATTTAACGCTGATCAATGGCGGAACACACTTTTCTACTATTGCCGAATCACCTAATGCAACTATTCCTATTCCTATACAAGCAGTCGGTTCAAGTCCAGCCTTGGCACGTCGCTATGTTAAAGCTTTAAGTGTTCCTTTCTTTGAAACGTATATTGCTGGACAGCCAAATTACCTTCCATACTTGAGTACAGAATACGTTAATAAAATTAGTCAGCAACCACTACCATTAAGTCTAATTACATCTCTGACATCTGAAGAACTAAAAACATATAAATAA
- a CDS encoding cbb3-type cytochrome c oxidase subunit I, translating into MTHDFSEEITGDRESKNYQNQQGNTWRQYFSFNTDHKVIGIQYMVMTFIFFLIGGLLAMLIRAELLTPESNLVDRPLYNGLFTMHGTIMIFLWIIPFNAGLSNYLVPLMIGARDMAFPLLNAISFWMLPPAGLLLLSSFFLPNGTAQSGWWSYPPISLQIPGGELINGEFIWIVSLVLIGISSIMGAVNFMTTIFWMRAPGMTFFRMPVFVWSVLSAQLLQLINLPALTGALILLLLDLSFGTQFFKPDGNGDPIIYQHLFWFYSHPAVYIMALPAFGIFAEVLPAFSRNPLFGYRSVAIATLGIAAISIFVWAHHMFTSATPGWMRMTFMATSMLVAIPTGIKAFAWTATIWRSKLHLETPMLFAMGGAAMFIFGGVTGVMLAATPFDIHVNNTYFVVGHFHYIVFNTITMAIFAAIYYWFPKITGRMYAEGWGKLHFWLTFIPANITFFSMHPLGLQGMLRRVSSYDPQYQGWNVIASLASFLLGASTLPFIANIVGSWLYGPRAVDNPWHASGLEWTTSSPPPRDNFEEIPIVTRPPYDYGNPKYSVIENSNNGESL; encoded by the coding sequence ATGACACATGATTTTAGTGAAGAGATTACCGGGGATCGAGAATCGAAAAATTACCAGAACCAGCAGGGTAATACTTGGCGGCAATATTTCAGCTTCAACACCGATCATAAGGTGATTGGAATTCAGTACATGGTGATGACCTTCATTTTCTTCCTGATTGGCGGGCTGTTGGCGATGCTCATTCGGGCTGAATTGCTCACCCCAGAATCAAATTTGGTCGATCGCCCGCTTTATAACGGTTTGTTCACCATGCACGGGACAATCATGATTTTCCTGTGGATTATTCCCTTCAATGCAGGGCTTTCTAACTACTTAGTGCCGCTAATGATTGGAGCGCGGGATATGGCTTTTCCCTTGCTCAACGCCATCTCTTTTTGGATGTTGCCACCCGCAGGTCTTTTACTACTATCTAGCTTCTTTCTCCCAAACGGCACTGCACAATCTGGCTGGTGGTCTTATCCGCCAATTAGTCTGCAAATTCCAGGTGGTGAACTGATTAACGGTGAATTTATTTGGATAGTCAGCCTAGTTTTAATCGGCATTTCTTCCATCATGGGCGCTGTCAACTTCATGACAACCATCTTTTGGATGCGGGCCCCAGGGATGACATTTTTTCGGATGCCTGTGTTTGTTTGGTCGGTTCTCAGTGCCCAGTTATTGCAACTGATTAATTTACCTGCATTGACAGGTGCATTGATCTTGCTGTTGCTTGACCTCTCCTTCGGTACACAATTTTTTAAACCGGATGGGAATGGCGATCCGATCATTTATCAACATTTATTCTGGTTTTACTCTCACCCAGCAGTTTATATCATGGCACTACCAGCCTTCGGTATTTTTGCTGAGGTTCTGCCTGCATTTTCTCGCAATCCCCTATTTGGTTATCGGTCAGTTGCGATCGCCACCTTGGGTATTGCTGCGATCAGCATTTTCGTTTGGGCACATCACATGTTCACCAGTGCTACCCCTGGTTGGATGCGGATGACCTTCATGGCTACCTCAATGTTAGTTGCCATACCCACGGGTATTAAAGCCTTCGCTTGGACTGCCACCATCTGGAGAAGCAAGCTACATCTAGAGACACCAATGCTGTTTGCGATGGGAGGTGCAGCCATGTTTATTTTTGGCGGTGTTACTGGTGTAATGCTTGCTGCCACGCCCTTTGATATCCACGTTAATAATACTTACTTTGTTGTGGGACACTTCCACTACATCGTTTTTAACACGATTACAATGGCAATCTTCGCGGCAATTTACTACTGGTTTCCCAAAATAACTGGAAGAATGTATGCTGAGGGTTGGGGCAAATTGCATTTTTGGCTAACCTTTATACCTGCCAATATCACCTTCTTCTCCATGCACCCATTAGGTTTACAAGGGATGCTACGCCGAGTTTCTTCCTACGATCCACAGTATCAAGGATGGAACGTCATCGCTAGTTTGGCTTCATTCTTACTAGGAGCATCCACCCTGCCTTTTATTGCTAACATAGTAGGCTCTTGGCTTTACGGGCCGCGTGCAGTTGACAATCCTTGGCACGCTAGTGGATTGGAATGGACAACCTCTTCACCACCTCCGCGAGATAACTTTGAAGAGATTCCAATTGTTACAAGACCTCCTTATGACTACGGCAATCCAAAGTATTCAGTAATCGAAAATTCTAATAATGGTGAGTCTCTCTAG
- a CDS encoding cation diffusion facilitator family transporter has protein sequence MATDSSKKTIFAAIGSNLAIAITKFIAASITGSSAMISEGIHSVVDTGDQLVLLLGLHRSQKPADDSHPFGYGQELYFWTFIVAILIFAIGGGMSIYEGITHLINPSPLEDPIWNYIVLSMAIILEGFSWTVALKEFLPTKGKQNFWQAIKNSKDPTVFTILFEDTAAILGLIVALIGIFLGHLFNNVYFDGIASIIIGIILSIVAVLLARESKGLLVGESANPQTIANIRSLSKTEPGVQEFIRVLTMQLAPQEVLLNLEIQFSKNLTGEEIALTVERLEIKIRRKHPEIKQIFIEAKSLAATRKYSQPFN, from the coding sequence ATGGCAACTGATTCATCTAAAAAAACAATCTTTGCAGCGATAGGGTCTAATTTAGCGATCGCAATTACTAAATTTATTGCCGCCTCCATTACTGGCAGTTCCGCCATGATCTCTGAGGGGATTCATTCAGTTGTAGATACAGGCGATCAACTTGTACTTTTGCTAGGACTGCACAGAAGTCAAAAACCAGCAGATGATAGCCATCCCTTTGGATATGGTCAAGAACTTTATTTCTGGACTTTTATCGTTGCTATCCTGATCTTTGCAATTGGTGGGGGGATGTCAATTTATGAAGGAATTACTCATTTAATTAACCCCAGCCCTTTAGAAGATCCAATATGGAATTATATTGTATTGAGTATGGCAATAATATTGGAAGGCTTTTCTTGGACTGTAGCTTTAAAAGAATTCTTGCCGACCAAGGGTAAACAAAATTTTTGGCAAGCAATCAAAAATAGTAAAGACCCAACAGTATTTACAATATTATTTGAGGATACTGCCGCAATTTTAGGCTTAATTGTGGCTTTGATCGGAATTTTTTTAGGACATTTATTTAATAATGTTTATTTTGATGGCATTGCCTCTATTATTATTGGTATTATCTTGTCTATAGTAGCAGTCTTACTAGCTAGAGAAAGTAAAGGATTATTAGTTGGTGAAAGTGCTAATCCTCAAACTATAGCCAATATCCGTTCTTTATCAAAAACAGAACCAGGGGTACAAGAATTTATTCGGGTACTAACAATGCAACTTGCTCCACAAGAAGTATTACTCAACTTGGAAATCCAGTTTTCTAAAAATCTCACAGGCGAAGAAATAGCATTAACTGTAGAACGTTTAGAAATAAAAATTCGCCGAAAACATCCTGAAATAAAACAAATTTTTATTGAAGCAAAGTCTTTAGCTGCTACTCGCAAATATTCTCAACCTTTTAATTGA
- a CDS encoding DUF2231 domain-containing protein, with the protein MPALSLNSQNLPYPDPLHPIIVHFVIAMVLFSFVCDVLGYFTRNVRLFEVSFWNMFVAAIAIFIAIIFGQFEAGLAQAEKAAQSTLNYHTVLGWSLGAMVAAIAAWRFVIRNRSPRKVPPAYLGAATFLVCLVFLQVYLGSKLFWVYGLHVEPVVQAMKQGVSP; encoded by the coding sequence ATGCCTGCTCTGTCTCTGAATAGCCAAAATCTACCATACCCTGACCCTTTGCACCCCATCATTGTCCACTTCGTAATCGCAATGGTGCTTTTTTCTTTCGTGTGCGATGTTCTAGGCTATTTCACCCGTAACGTGCGTTTATTTGAGGTGAGTTTTTGGAATATGTTTGTTGCTGCGATCGCAATTTTCATCGCGATTATCTTTGGCCAGTTTGAAGCAGGACTAGCCCAAGCTGAAAAAGCAGCCCAGTCAACACTGAATTATCATACCGTCTTGGGTTGGTCACTGGGGGCGATGGTTGCCGCGATCGCAGCTTGGCGTTTTGTGATCCGCAACCGCAGCCCCCGAAAAGTACCACCAGCTTACCTTGGGGCTGCAACATTTTTAGTGTGCCTAGTATTTTTGCAAGTGTATTTGGGGAGTAAACTGTTTTGGGTGTATGGGTTGCACGTCGAACCTGTAGTTCAAGCCATGAAACAGGGAGTTTCACCATGA
- a CDS encoding SDR family oxidoreductase has product MSYFPYLLKGQKALVTGASSGIGEAIARNLATSGAAVAINYHSEAESAHKIVDDIKANNGEAFAIQADVSKEDQVKAMFSKTLQEFGTIDILVSNAGIQKDSAFIDMTIEQWNAVIGINLTGQFLCAREAAKEFLRRGVKPNISCAAGKIICMSSVHEVIPWAGHVNYATSKGGINMMMKSIAQELAPHKIRVNSIAPGAIKTPINKSAWDTPEAEAKLLKLIPAKRVGNVEDIAKAAVWLASDDSDYVNGTTLFVDGGMTLYPGFTENG; this is encoded by the coding sequence ATGAGCTATTTCCCTTACCTGCTTAAAGGTCAAAAAGCGCTGGTGACAGGTGCTAGTTCTGGGATTGGTGAAGCCATTGCTCGCAATTTGGCTACATCAGGTGCAGCAGTAGCCATCAACTACCATTCTGAAGCTGAATCAGCCCACAAAATTGTTGATGATATCAAAGCTAATAATGGAGAAGCGTTCGCTATTCAAGCCGATGTCAGCAAAGAAGACCAAGTAAAGGCGATGTTTAGCAAAACGCTTCAAGAATTTGGCACTATTGATATTTTAGTAAGTAATGCTGGCATTCAAAAAGATTCAGCATTTATTGATATGACCATTGAGCAATGGAATGCAGTTATTGGGATAAATCTGACGGGACAATTCTTGTGTGCTAGGGAAGCTGCAAAGGAATTCTTACGTCGAGGTGTGAAGCCTAATATTTCTTGTGCAGCAGGTAAAATTATTTGTATGAGTTCCGTGCATGAAGTAATCCCTTGGGCAGGTCATGTTAATTATGCTACTAGCAAAGGTGGTATTAATATGATGATGAAAAGTATTGCTCAAGAACTAGCTCCCCACAAAATTCGCGTTAATAGTATTGCTCCTGGTGCTATCAAAACCCCAATTAACAAATCAGCTTGGGATACTCCCGAAGCAGAAGCAAAGTTACTAAAACTGATTCCGGCGAAACGTGTAGGAAATGTTGAAGATATTGCTAAAGCAGCAGTTTGGTTGGCTTCTGATGACTCCGATTATGTTAACGGTACAACACTATTTGTAGATGGTGGCATGACCTTGTATCCAGGATTTACGGAAAATGGTTAA